GATAAAAATGATGTGCATATATTTTCAATAATACAGTGAGATGAAATTTTTAAGAGTGGAATGTCTGAACATCAGGCGATATCCCCTCCCCCATTTTTGGGTATGCAGATAACAAAGGCCGCATATACCGACAAGGAGTCCTTCTATTCGGTCGATAATTTTTTCTACTGAACCTTAAACTAATTTGGAATGTCGCCGATAACTAGCTGAAACTACCATTGACTAAAGGAAACTAACTAATGGCCAGTGCAACAATCAGTAGTCTTGGCGTGGGCTCAGGTCTTGACCTCCAAACTCTCTATACCAACCTTGAGACGGCTGAGAAAACAAAATTAACAACAATCACGAATCAGCAAACGTCTTATAACGCTCAGCTCAGTGCATTCAGCAAGCTGCAAAGCGCAATGCAAACGCTGAACACCGCGACTGCTGCGCTTGCCAAAAAGGATACCTGGAACGCGACAGCTGTCGGGTCAACCAACACCTCTTTTACGGCAACAACCGCAACAGGCGCGACAGTAGGTGACTACACCGTACAGGTAAAAGCTCTCGCGAAGGCGCAAGTGTTGACGTCCGCCAGCCAGGCAAGCGCGACTACGCAACTTGGTGCAACAACGGGCGGAAGCCGCACCATTACTATCTCGCAGGAAGGCACGACCAAACCGCTGACGGTGACCCTTTCTGACTCTGACACGTCATTGAACGGCATTGCGAGTGCCATTAATAAGGCCAATGGCAACGTCACCGCGACCGTCGTTAAAGCCAAAGAGGGTGATTACACCCTGATGCTGACGTCAAAAACGTCAGGTACAACCAATGACATGACCGTGTCCGTTTCTGGCGACAACACATTACAAGGTATCATTGGTTACGATTCATCCACGCATACCGGTGCGATGAACCAACAAACGGCATCCCAGAACGCGCAGGTTGTCATTAACGACATCACCATTGAACGTTCAACAAATACAATCACCGATGCCCTGCCTGGCATCACGCTGAGCCTTAAAAATCAGAGCAGCAGCACCGAAAACCTGCAAATTACCCGCGCCGCTGACGCGACGCAAAAAGCGGTTACTGACTGGGTTACCGCTTATAACGCCCTGCAATCCACCATCACCTCTGTCACCAAATATGTGAAAGTGGACGCGGGTGAAGATCAATCCGCAAACAACGGTGCCCTGCTGGGTGACAGTACGGTTCGTTCTGTCCAGTCTCAGCTGCGCGGTTTACTCACGGAAGTGCAGTCCGGTTCTTATGCGATCCTGGCACAACTTGGTGTGACTCAGGATACAACGATGGGTGCCGACGGTTCGTTGGGTAACCTTAAAGTTGACTCCACCAAGCTTACCAAAGCGTTAACCGATAACCCGGAAGCGGTTCAGGCTTACTTTACAGGTGACGGCAAAACGACTGGCCTGGCAACGCAAATGGGTAATACGCTTACCACAATGCTAAGCACCACAGCCGGTAAAGAAGGGATCATTAAGAACGCCACTGACGGTATCAACACTACGTTGAAAACCTTAGATCAGCGTTACGATGCAATGGAAGCCAGCATCGAAGCAACAATGGCACGCTATAAAACACAGTTTACCAATTTAGATACGTTGATGAGCAAGATGAACAACACATCAACCTACCTCAAACAGCAATTTAGTACTTCCAGCAGTTAAGGAACTTCTATGTACTCACAGAATGGCGCACGAGCTTATCAACAGGTTGGGCTGGAAAGCGCGGTAATGAGCGCAAGCCCACATCAGCTTGTGTCCATGCTTTTTGACGGGGCACTGAGTGCCCTTGTTCGCGCCCGACTCTTTCTTGAAGAAGGGCGTATTAGCGAAAAAGGTGAGGCTTTATCTAAGGCAATCAACATTATCGATAATGGCCTAAAGGCTGGTCTGAATATGGAAGTGGAAGGAGACCTCTCGGCGAACCTTTCCGCACTGTATGAGTACATGGTTCGTCGTCTATTACAGGCCAATTTACGTAATGACGCAGGAGCAATTGTCGAAGTTGAGGACTTGTTGAGTAACATTGCAGAT
This sequence is a window from Enterobacter sp. RHBSTW-00994. Protein-coding genes within it:
- the fliD gene encoding flagellar filament capping protein FliD, which gives rise to MASATISSLGVGSGLDLQTLYTNLETAEKTKLTTITNQQTSYNAQLSAFSKLQSAMQTLNTATAALAKKDTWNATAVGSTNTSFTATTATGATVGDYTVQVKALAKAQVLTSASQASATTQLGATTGGSRTITISQEGTTKPLTVTLSDSDTSLNGIASAINKANGNVTATVVKAKEGDYTLMLTSKTSGTTNDMTVSVSGDNTLQGIIGYDSSTHTGAMNQQTASQNAQVVINDITIERSTNTITDALPGITLSLKNQSSSTENLQITRAADATQKAVTDWVTAYNALQSTITSVTKYVKVDAGEDQSANNGALLGDSTVRSVQSQLRGLLTEVQSGSYAILAQLGVTQDTTMGADGSLGNLKVDSTKLTKALTDNPEAVQAYFTGDGKTTGLATQMGNTLTTMLSTTAGKEGIIKNATDGINTTLKTLDQRYDAMEASIEATMARYKTQFTNLDTLMSKMNNTSTYLKQQFSTSSS
- the fliS gene encoding flagellar export chaperone FliS, yielding MYSQNGARAYQQVGLESAVMSASPHQLVSMLFDGALSALVRARLFLEEGRISEKGEALSKAINIIDNGLKAGLNMEVEGDLSANLSALYEYMVRRLLQANLRNDAGAIVEVEDLLSNIADAWKQIGPNASSLQDNF